One Salvelinus alpinus chromosome 9, SLU_Salpinus.1, whole genome shotgun sequence genomic window, ACCGTTGTGACCATCATTAAAAAAAAGATGATTATTTTCCTATAAGTACATGTTAAAGAACTGTATGACCTGTGAAACATGCTGAAGCTGAAATCCAGAGCACACGTTTGGTGAGCTTAGGGGATTTCTGGGTTGGGGTTTCTCTTTTCAAACTGATTTTACTGTGGTGCTCTCCACTATGAACATATCAGATGGTAACCTAGGCCTACACAGTTTGTGTGTGGCCAAAAGGTTGGTTTCTTGTTATGCTGAACATTTGTTCATAAAACACAATTCTATTCCCCCCTCAAATCAAACAAATAACTTTGATTTTATGAGACACAGTACATTTATCCTATAATATTCCCTCCGTTTCTCAAAATCACTTCTGACAAACACTATTTCAAAAAGACAGGGTATATCAAGAATATACTTCAAGGACTATAAAATGACAACCTTCACAGGGCTGCACTAAAGTCATGTAACTTTGGGTGACATTTCTTAGGTTGACAATTATACCGTTTGAATTTTGGAGTACTATTATATACATTCTGTAGCTTCCTTTGGGCtcaggaaaaaccaaaaaccacaATATATGAATGATGACAAAAtgacaaacatacagtaccagtcaaaaggttggacacacctactcattcaagggttattaattgtagaataatagtgaagacatcaagactgtgaaataacacaaatggaatcatgtagtaaccaaaaaaagtgttaaacaaatccaaatatattttatatttgagattcttcaaagtagccaccctttgccttgatgtcatgtggttcccaccgtgacgcatggaggtggtggtgtgatggtgtgggggtgctttgctggtcacactgatttatttagaatttaaggcacacttataccagcatggctaccacagcattctgcagcgatacgccatcccatctggtttgcacttagtgggactatcatttgttttttaacaggacaatgacctaacacacctccagtttgtgtaagggctatttgaccaagaaggagagtgatggagtgctgcatcagatgacctggcttccacaatcaccagacctcaacccaagtgagatggtttgggatgagttggaccacagagtgaaggaaaagcacacaataagtgctcagcatatatgggaactccttcaagactgttggaaaagcattcctcatgaagctggttgagagaatgccaagagtgtgcaaagctgtcatcaaggcaaagggtggctactttgaagaatttgtttaacacttttatggttactacatgattccatagtttttgtcttcactattaatctacaatgtagaaaatagtaaaaacaaagaaaaacccttgaatgagtaggtgtgtccaaacttttgactggtactgtaactaCAGCTTATAATCAAATCATAGGAAGGGAAAAGACACCAGAGAATCAACTTTCAAATCCCATTATATCATCGACAAAGAGCTTGAATATATGACCACAGAATACAGCAGTTAGAAACTGCAAAGACACCGACAACAAGGCACCTTAAGCCACAATCCAAATGCTTCCATTGAAAAACCCCATCAGACTAGCAAATACAGTCTGCACATAATGAGTCAACATCATTAGCTCAGTGGTCTGTGGAGCACACTGCtcgtcagacctgggttcaaatactatttcaactACTTTCAAAGACATTTTGAAGCAAGTATGTCGATGTGTTTTCCTTGAAAATAAGTAGTTCaatattggaatgtatttggaaGTATTGGCATGTACTTGAAAATCCTCAAATACACAGACAAGTGCATTTAAATACTCCATGCATTCGAACcttgtcctgtaggtttaaaaaaatattagaaataaatgtatttggaaataagCATTTCAAAATAGTAGGCTATTTATAGGAAACTATTAGAATATACTTTCTAATACTTCAAATATAAGTAGTTAAATTCTGCTACAttagaaaatactcaaatacacagaaaataaaaCTTTTACTAAATACTTATATGCATGTACTgtattgaacccaggtctgctgctTGTCTATTGGTTGAAGGAACTGTATGACACACAATACATAGGAAGATGGCTGCTCACACAAAGTAGGGAGTAGGATAATAGCTATCAAGGATAATAGCTATGCATTGGATAGAACTATGGCCAGAATGTGTACATATGCGTGTTTGTTTGAATCGGTCTCCCGCTTTTCCCTGCTCTTCAGTTCAGTCCATGCAACATAGTGAGTTTTTCTTCAAGGCACAGCAAGAGAGCACAATTACAAACCAATATCAGTTTCCATTCAGTTTGGCATGGAAACCTGCTCTCCCTCGAGCAGCAAAACACTCGCAATACAAAACTAGCAAAGGTTACTGTATGATTGAGTCAAACAGTGAGATCAGCCGAGTCTTTAGTTTGATGGGTGGACATGGAGTATAACAAGGTATACGTTCGCAACATGCAGTGGAGCGGACGACTGGTTTGGACTACTGAAACCATGATGCAATAGGGTACTACTAGTATCTTTTCAAGACTATTTCTGCGGCCGGACCCTTACGCACAATGTTTTAAAACCCAAGTAAATTGGAGATAATGTTCTAAAATGGAGGACTTCAGGtgctacctgaacttgtccaataagagtactcctttttgttttctgttttgaaATCTTTTCTCCCATTTCCTCCTACTGAACACAACTATGATGTTCTCATAATAACAGTCATTGATAAACATTAATAAAAGGGATGGCATTATACATAAATtattaaacaatacacacaacccGCCCCTCAGCTCAATAATATCACATACAACTGACAGTACAGAAGAGCAAAAACAAGAACCTTGACAATAAATGCAATAGTATCAGACCCGTTGTCCCTTCTCCTCCATAGGGTTTTAGAGCTTGGAGTTCCACTCTGCCTTCCCTCCGTCTGTCCTGTTCTCCCACTGCAGATGGCTTGATCCCGACCCGCAACCCTGCCTCGCAGAGCTCTACCACACCAGAGCCAGATCCCCCAGAGCCAAGACCACTCTGTCTAGTAGGGTCATTGGGTTAAAACCCACTGAACTGGTGGAATTCATCCCTACTCCTTTCCCAGTGGTACACAAAGATAGTGTCCTTCTTCACTACACAGTCATTCCCAGTCAGGTCACATACAGTATGGTAAAGTTCATTCACTTATAGAGGGGAAAAAAGGGAGACATGAAGTAGTCAGAAAACTACAGATGCACATTTGTTTGAAGTATCCTCCGTATTGTTTATTTATGCTGACAGCTTTAAGATGAAGCCCCCACTGGGCTGGGGAAGAACCTATTTCAGCCTTTGGTTCCAAAGAACCTCCAAAGACAAAATCCAAAAGGGCCCCTCACAAACATTGTACAGTCAGAGGGGCTTGGATGTGGAAGAGGGTAAAACAAGGGTTTAAAAAAAACTACTTATTTCTCTCTTGTAAATAAGAGAAGGTATGGAGGTTAGGGAGGGGGGTGAGTCACTGGCAGCCCACTGGGCTGTCCATGAGGGGGCTGGAGTAATAGGGGTCTGAGTCACTGGTAGCTCACTGGGCTGTTCATGAGGGGGCTGGAGTAATAGGGGTCTGAGTCACTGGTAGCCCACTGGGCTGTCCATGAGGGGGCTGGAGTAATAGGGGTCTGAGTCACTGGTAGCCCACTGGGCTGTCCATGAGGGGGCTGGAGTAATAGGGGTCTGAGTCACTGGTAGCCCACTGGGCTGTCCATGAGGAGGCTGGAGTAATAGGGGTCTGAGTCACTGGTAGCCCACTGGGCTGTCCATGAGGGGGCTGGAGTAATAGGGGTCTGAGTCACTGGTAGCCCACTGGGCTGTCCATGAGGGGGCTGGAGTAATAGGGGTCTGAGTCACTGGTAGCCCACTGGGCTGTCCATGAGGGGGCTGGAGTAATAGGGGTCTGAGTCACTGGTAGCCCACTGGGCTGTCCATGAGGGGGCTGGAGTAATAGGGGTCTGAGTCACTGGTAGCCCACTGGGCTATCCATGAGGGGGCTGGAGTAATAGGGGTTTGGAGGGTCCTGGAGCTTGGTCTCGACAGTCTCAACCtggtcgtcttcctcctcttgcTCCTCTCTGTCCTGGGAGCTGGCCATGGTCCCGTAGCTCTGGTGAGCTGGAGAGGGCATGGGGGTCAGGCCTAGCTCTGGCTCCAGCAACACAGATGCCACAAACAGCTGAGGGGCGAGACACAGAGAAAGGAGTTACTAATTACTAAAATGACTCCTACATATCTACTAGTTATGAGCTTATTGTACAGGGATTGAGAGTGGTGTGAATAAAGAAAGGCAGGTACATTggagggggtggtggagggggtggagcTTCTCTCTGCATCAGTGAAGGCCCCTTCTGCTGGCTGGTCAGCAGACATCTGGTCAAACATCTGAAACACATTGGGACAGTGATAATTAAGCCATTGAGGGCAGGTGCTCTACACCCACCAGGGGGAGGGGTCAATAATAATCTCGCACTGTGAAATGATAGGGATTTATCTCAAGAGCATAGCTGCACTGCGACAGCAGATGCTTAAATACCACATCTCATAAAGACATAGCCCATGGTCGAGGTACTTAGGCTTAATAAATTACATAGAGTTTGTGTtacgggatttttgtgtttaatgactaaaatatgtatacatttgacttagaattatactaaacagaatactactatattactgtaagaatgaatcttattataatcataatgttgaatgttatgtgttccttgttagaaagaatgggtttatcttcagacaggctagaatgatgtctctacccagggaggggaaagaccttgggttggttgcagatagtttaacaggtggcagacagtaatgaggctgtgaactgtattgccattgtattctagaggaggatggacattaaaacctatgacatcatctttattatataacctgatgtaaattgtactatgattcagtactctcgagaataaacgctattgattgattgattttaagactggtatctgtccattttatgctgataattatcttacaaattcttatttatgggcagagtgttttaattgaattggttgataaacaGGAATTAAAATTCCTTTAACAGTTTGTCAAAAACTAAGGCTGTGCTAGCCCTAACACAAGTACAGCACTATGTCCCATTGTTCATACTATCGCTGACCTGGTAGCTTGATGACTTGTCAGGCTGTTTCCTAAGGCATAGGCCGAAGAGGGAGAAGACAAGGCAGGAGAGCAGCGACACAAAGGTGAAGAGGGTGATGGGACACATTGGGCCTGGAGCACAAGAGAAGAACCACAATCAAGACCATATCACCATATATGACGACTCTAGCAGCCACTAAGCTATGTCTGACTAACAGTGGGTAACCCACATATATCGGTCTGTTTGATAGGCTATGGTAACAGGAACCAGGAAGTACCCAGCCTGAGCACAGAGAAGAACAGGAGCCAGAACATGCAGAGGATGGGCGCCACGATGACCTGGCTGATGGCTGCAGTGTGGATGCGCTGGTTGAGCTTGGTGGGCACGTAGGCATAGTAGATGTTGTAACGGTCCACCATGTGTTTCAGGATCAGGTAGAGcagccctgagagacagacatacacagagcTGACTGATGAGGACATATGCAGCCTATCATCTATTGTAAAGTGCTAACTTCAGTCTAAAGCATAGTTGAGGTCAATTAAACTCCCATTCCTGTCGGCTGACTTCGGAATTTACTAGAATTtagatggaattgaccccaactctgGGCTACAGAGTGAATAACAGGTTAAAGACAGCATGCAGCGGAGCCCAGGCCTGGTACAATGTGGAAGGCAGGTGTCAAGGCCTGGAGAGTAGCAGCAGTAAACAAAGGAGAGTAGCAGCAGTAAACAAAGGAGAGTAGCAGCAGTAAACAAAGGAGAGTAGCAGCAGTAAACAAAGGAGAGTAGCAGCAGTAAACAAAGGAGAGTAGCAGCAGTAAACAAAGGAGAGTAGCAGCAGTAAACAAAGGAGAGTAGTAGCAGTAAACAAAGGAGAGTAGCagcagtaaatcaaatcaaatttatttatatagcccttcttacatcagctgatatctcaaagttctGTACAGACACTAAATAAATAAAGGCGAGTAGCGGCTCAGGGCAGAGACAGAAGTGGAGTGGGCGTCTGGCTCACAACTCGCTGTGCCTGAGCATCTCGAACTACAGCACATACACTTCACAGTCTGCACCAGCCTGGCAGCAGAGGTGACCAAGGTTACAGTAGCAGGAGAGAGGCTTCCACTGAGCACACAcaggaaggacacacacacacacacacacacacacacacacacacacacacataggaagGAAGGAGACACACACATAGGAAGGAGGTGAGAAGCAAAGACAAGCATGCTTCTTTAGCCTCCACACACGCACTCACCAAAGGGCATGATGATGGGACAGGTGATACTGTAAGTCATGCTAACAGCATAGATGCACATGGTCCAGGCGTACTCCAGACCAAACTGGAACTCATAGGCCTGGCTCTGgagttataaaaatatatatatataaaaaaaaaaatgttatttgataAATCAAAGATGCACACAAATAACACAGTCAAATACTGCTCCTGTCACCCGTTTGACGTGGATGCGCTCGGCCCCGGGCTTGGCCAAACAGAGACGCAGAGCATACACCATCAGAGCTGGGATGCGCAGCAGCTCCATGGCCGTGCCGATCAGGCTGGACGTGATCACGTAGTTTACAAAGAACGCGCCGTTATCAGGCAGGAAcacacacctgtacacagagGAGACATATCTTAGAAGTGTGATTGCCATGGCAGTTCTGTCAGAGTTAGCTAAGCAGATGGTACCATAACAGGAGAGGGCTGGACAATAACACTTACTCCAATTTAACATCCTTGTCTTCCAGGAAGTTGACATCAAACAGCCACCTGAAGAACAGATCCAGACTAGAGTAGGGCAAAAAGAGAGGAAAGAAGCACAGGTACTTTAGAGCAGAAGCACAGGATCCTGGATCATACGCAATCTCTGTAATGATCATAGCAGTGAGCGATAAGTGGTCTGTTACACGTCAGCATGCGTGTTCCTATATTCATACCTGGAGAGACCCAGCGAGGGCAGGATGATCACCATGAACACCAACAGTACAAAGCACTTGTGCATCGTGATCTGGTTCTCACTGGATCTAAAGGACACCACAACATGGACCACATCACAACAGAGGACATGCAGTTACAAAGCACATGTTTTGGACATGTAGTACATGTTAGAATATGAAATCATTTCAGGAGACAGAACACTAATGACAGAagctcacacaaacacaatcgCACTCACTCACACGCGACATTCAAAAAGCATCATCTCACATATTTAATGATTCCGTTTCAAATGCAAACAACTTAGTGGGCTCATTACAGCAAGCAGCGCCTTTCACAATAACAGTAAACATTTGATTTGCATTAAGTCCTTCACAATATATGGGTGTGTGGTGGTTATGTAAAGAGACGGTGCTCATAGGTGCAGTGTGAGGTTGTCTCCTCCGGATGCAGAGCTATTCTGCTCCTCAGTGCATCGTGACCACTTTGCATGTCATTATCTCCACAGAAAATCATTATGACAACCTGACTAGAGAAGTAATGCAGGCAAACAGAGcacacacagtgagacagagagagcgacagtgagagtgacagagacagagagagaacagtgagAGGTGTGTAATTGTGTCGAGAAGACACAGACAAAAACACGTGAAGAGGGTCTGAGGAAGATGAATACAGTGTTTTGTCTTTTCAGGGACAGAAGTGGGCCTTGGGTTGAGCAGTATCTGCTGGGGCCTGCAACAGTGCAATACTCTACCTGGTCCAGTGAGACTCGAAGAAGGCAGAGTAATAGACTATGAAGGGCAGCAGGACAGAGAACGCCCAGAGCAATAGAGTAGGGAAGAACTGAGTGATGATCGGGCTCTATGGGGAGAAACCAAAACCTCATGAGTTCATCATGCTATAGTTCATTCTGGAAATACTGAGTTTATTTGCTTTTGTACAGCACCACCACCCCATTAGGACCATTCAAGCACTGTAATTCAGTAATTAACTCTGACCCTCAGGCTGTCCACAGGCCGGGTGACGTTGAACTTGTCCATGGTGTTGACGATGATGGCGGGAGtggtgaggaagaagaggatgaggaagaggaggatgttgAGCAGGACGCAGCGGAGCCACCAGCGGGAGCCACACACTGAGAGGTTCTCCCTGGAGACACAAAGGTAAAAACATGGAGGTCACTGATCTATCCTGTTGGACGGCTGACATGACAGACCTCTCCACATCATGTCTCTGCTAATCGGTACTACTGTTTATATCCACAAAGTATGAATACAACAAAAACAACCGTTAACGTGGGAGGGAATAACAAACCTCCGTCCACACTGGAGTGGATAACAAGTTGGATACAGCACACTCGAGTGTTCCGTTTTAATGATGTGTTAGTTAGTCAGTCAATCACTGGTCGACCCCAGAGCCTGTGGCACCACCAGGGAGCACTCCctccgcacaaacacacacagccaatgCGGCATGGAAAACAGTGAGCACCGCTTGGCGGGGCTGTCTCATTGGCTAATGggggatacagttgaagtcggaagtttacatacaccttagcagaaatacatttaaactcagattttcacaattcttgacatttaatcttagtacaaattccctgtcttagatcagttaggaacaccactttattttaagaatgtgaaatgtcagaaaaatagtagagagaatgatatatttcagctttaatttctttcatcacattcccagtgggtcagaagttcacatgcactcaattagtatttgatagcattgcctttaaattgtttaaatttgGTCAAacgtcccacaataagttgggtgaattttagcccattcctcctgacagagctggtgtaactgaatcaggtttgtaagcctccttgctcgcacacgctttttcagttctgcccacaaatgttctataggactgaggtcagggctttgtgatggccactccaacacctcgactttgttgtccttaagccattttgccacaactttggaagtatgcttggagtcatcgtccatttagaagacccatttgcgaccaagctttaacttcctgactgatgtcttgagatgttgcttcaatatagccatataatttcccttcctcatgatgccatctattttgtgaagtgcatcagtccctcctgcaacaaagcacccccacaacatgatgctgccacccccatgcttcacggttggaatggtgttcttcggcttgcaagcctccccctttttcctccaaacataacgatgatcattatggccaaacagttgtatttttgtttcatcagaccagaggacatttctccaaaaagtacaatctttgtccccatgtgcagttgcaaaccgtagtctggctttttt contains:
- the tmem63c gene encoding calcium permeable stress-gated cation channel 1 isoform X1 is translated as MVDSEFVMRVPPLDGRDMELDVLGFLDSLGEDNTTAAERCYRSHSRSSVLQGLPFGGVPTVLAINVVLWLFLLLIFSFLRKAAWDYGRLALLMENDSLTSLFYGEQSEKEKSPSESSPSDSDTKDLGFCSWLTTLYHMKDEEIRSKCGVDATTYLSFQRHIILLMTVVCLLSVAIILPVNFSGNLLGDNPENFGRTTVANLSAKDSFLWLHSIFALLYFIITVLCMAHHSSRLEYREDEKVARTLMITSIPREISDPGLITKHFHEAYPSCTVTDLRFCFNVHKLMRLDSERRKAMKGRLYFATKAQKEGKIMIKTHPCATIFCCDVCGFEQVDAEQYYSELEEKLTDEFNAEKHRISLMRLGIAFVTFRDERMTAVIVKDYSRVRCRQKPQQSSITTVVQSHRWGVDYAPAPSDIIWENLSVCGSRWWLRCVLLNILLFLILFFLTTPAIIVNTMDKFNVTRPVDSLRSPIITQFFPTLLLWAFSVLLPFIVYYSAFFESHWTRSSENQITMHKCFVLLVFMVIILPSLGLSSLDLFFRWLFDVNFLEDKDVKLECVFLPDNGAFFVNYVITSSLIGTAMELLRIPALMVYALRLCLAKPGAERIHVKRSQAYEFQFGLEYAWTMCIYAVSMTYSITCPIIMPFGLLYLILKHMVDRYNIYYAYVPTKLNQRIHTAAISQVIVAPILCMFWLLFFSVLRLGPMCPITLFTFVSLLSCLVFSLFGLCLRKQPDKSSSYQMFDQMSADQPAEGAFTDAERSSTPSTTPSNLFVASVLLEPELGLTPMPSPAHQSYGTMASSQDREEQEEEDDQVETVETKLQDPPNPYYSSPLMDSPVGYQ